One Rhinolophus sinicus isolate RSC01 linkage group LG06, ASM3656204v1, whole genome shotgun sequence DNA window includes the following coding sequences:
- the PLEKHG5 gene encoding pleckstrin homology domain-containing family G member 5 isoform X7 gives MGTGPGVSGRRAASRPGLGMPSRYSAPCWARGCTRDAKGQVCHHAECQQLHRRGPLNLCEACDSKFHSAMHYDGHVRFDLPPQGSVLARNVSTRSCPPRTSPAVDLEEEEESSMDGKGDRKSTGLKLSKKKARRRHTDDPSKECFTLKFDLNVDIETEIVPAMKKKSLGEVLLPIFERKGIALGKVDIYLDQSNTPLSLTFEAYRFGGHYLRVKAGTGPPALERVDPQSRRESLDILAPGRRRKNMSEFLGEASIPGQEAPTPSSCSLPSSSSGGSDSWKNRAASRFSGFFSSGPSTSAFGREVDKMEQLEGKLHAYGLFGLPRLPRRLRFDQDSWEEDGEEEEEEGDACLRLEDSWRELIDGHEKLTRRQCHQQEAVWELLHTEASYIKKLRVITNLFLCCLLNLQESGLLCEVEAERLFSNIPEIARLHRGLWSSVMAPVLEKARRTRALLQPADFLKGFKMFGSLFKPYIRYCMEEEGCMEYMRGLLRDNDLFRAYVTWAEKHQQCQRLKLSDMLAKPHQRLTKYPLLLKSVLRKTEEPHAKEAIITMIDSVERFIHHVNTCMRQRQERQRLAAVVSRIDAYEVVEGSNDEVDKLLKEFLHLDLTAPIPGASPEETRQLLLEGSLRMKEGKDSKMDVYCFLFTDLLLVTKAVKKAERTKVIRPPLLVDKIVCRELRDPGSFLLIYLNEFHSAVGAYTFQASGQALCRGWVDAIYNAQNQLQQLRAQEHPGSQQHLQSLEEEEDEQEEDEEEDEEDEEAGESSTSAASSPTILRKSSNSLDSQHCASDGSTETLAMVVVEPGETLSSPEFEGGSQSDETSLSATASSVTPTSELLPLGPVDSRSCSMDSAYGTLSPTSLQDFVTPAPMMEPAPRPPELPPAPSPPPSPRLRRRTPVQLLPHLPHLLKSKSEASLLQLLSGVTAHGVPLASSRSLSELCLTATVPGTRTRCSPQEAGPSWNCQGAPSPGSGPELSETEFRTNCLAGEPEGPAKRSRELPSGALPRVQPELPPGISAQHRKLTLAQLYRIRTTLLLNSTLTASEV, from the exons ATGGGGACGGGCCCTGGCGTCTCCGGGCGCCGCGCGGCCTCCAGGCCTGGCCTCGGGATGCCCTCCCGGTACTCCGCGCCCTGCTGGGCCAGGGGTTGCACCCGCGACGCGAAAGGCCAG GTATGCCACCACGCCGAGTGCCAGCAGCTGCACCGCCGCGGACCCCTCAACCTCTGCGAGGCCTGTGACAGCAAGTTCCACAGCGCCATGCATTATGATGGGCACGTCCGCTTTGACCTGCCCCCCCAAG GTTCCGTCCTGGCCCGGAACGTGTCCACTCGGTCATGCCCCCCACGCACCAGCCCTGCAGTGgacttggaggaggaggaggaaagctcTATGGATGGCAAAGG AGACCGGAAAAGCACAGGCCTGAAACTCTCCAAGAAGAAAGCCaggagaagacacacagat GACCCAAGCAAGGAGTGCTTCACCCTAAAATTTGACCTGAATGTGGATATTGAGACCGAGATCGTACCAGCCATGAAGAAGAAGTCACTGGG GGAGGTTCTGTTGCCCATATTTGAAAGGAAGGGCATCGCACTGGGCAAAGTGGATATCTACCTGGACCAGTCCAACACGCCCCTGTCCCTCACCTTCGAAGCCTACAGGTTTGGTGGCCACTACCTGCGGGTCAAAG CTGGGACCGGGCCCCCTGCCCTGGAGCGTGTGGACCCCCAGAGTCGCCGTGAGAGCCTGGACATCCTG GCCCCCGGCCGCCGCCGGAAGAACATGTCCGAGTTCCTGGGGGAGGCAAGCATCCCCGGGCAGGAGGCCCCCACGCCTTCCAGTTGCTCTCtgcccagcagcagcagtggcgGCAGCGACAGCTGGAAGAACCGGGCGGCCAGTCGCTTCAGCGGCTTCTTCAGCTCAGGCCCCAGCACCAGTGCCTTTGGCCGG GAGGTGGACAAGATGGAGCAGCTGGAGGGCAAGCTGCATGCCTACGGCCTCTTCGGGCTGCCCAGGCTGCCCCGGAGGCTACGCTTCGACCAAGACTCATGGGAAGAGGacggggaggaggaagaggaggagggggacgcCTGCCTGCGGCTGGAGGACAGCTGGCGGGAGCTCATTGATGGGCATGAG AAGCTGACCCGGAGGCAGTGCCACCAGCAGGAAGCGGTGTGGGAGCTGCTGCACACAGAGGCCTCCTACATTAAGAAACTGCGGGTGATCACTAAC CTGTTCCTGTGCTGCCTCCTGAACCTGCAAGAATCGGGGCTGCTCTGTGAG GTGGAAGCCGAGCGCCTGTTCAGCAACATCCCGGAGATCGCCCGGCTGCACCGCGGGCTGTGGAGCAGTGTGATGGCGCCGGTGCTAGAGAAGGCGCGGCGCACGCGGGCGCTGCTGCAGCCTGCGGACTTCCTCAAAGGCTTCAAGATG TTTGGCTCCCTCTTCAAACCTTACATCAGATACTGCATGGAGGAGGAGGGCTGCATGGAGTACATGCGCGGCCTGCTGCGCGACAATGACCTCTTCCGGGCCTATGTCACG TGGGCCGAGAAGCACCAGCAGTGCCAGCGGCTGAAGCTGAGCGACATGCTGGCAAAGCCCCACCAGCGCCTCACCAAATACCCACTCCTGCTCAAGTCGGTGTTGAGAAAGACCGAGGAGCCACACGCCAAGGAGGCCATCATCACCATG ATCGATTCCGTGGAGCGCTTCATCCACCACGTGAACACGTGCATGCGGCAGCGACAGGAGCGGCAGCGGCTGGCAGCAGTGGTGAGCCGCATCGACGCCTACGAGGTGGTGGAGGGCAGCAATGACGAGGTGGACAAG ctccTAAAGGAATTTCTGCATCTGGATCTGACAGCGCCCATCCCTGGCGCCTCCCCTGAGGAGACACGACAGCTCCTGCTGGAGGGAAGCCTGAGGATGAAGGAGGGGAAGGACAGCAAG ATGGATGTGTACTGCTTCCTCTTCACGGACCTGCTCTTGGTGACCAAAGcagtgaagaaggctgagagGACGAAGGTCATCAGGCCACCACTGCTGGTGGACAAGATCGTGTGCCGGGAACTGCGGGACCCTG GCTCCTTCCTCCTCATCTACCTGAACGAGTTCCACAGTGCTGTGGGGGCCTACACATTCCAGGCCAGTGGCCAGGCTTTGTGCCGTGGCTGGGTGGATGCCATTTACAATGCCCAG AACCAGCTGCAGCAGCTTCGTGCCCAGGAGCACCCCGGCAGCCAGCAACACCTGCagagcctggaggaggaggaagatgagcaggaggaggatgaggaggaagacGAGGAAGACGAGGAAGCTGGGGAGAGTAGCACTTCAGCTGCCAGCTCCCCCACCATCCTGCGGAAAAGCAGCAACAGCCTGGACTCCCAGCACTG TGCCTCAGATGGGTCCACGGAGACGCTGGCCATGGTCGTGGTGGAGCCTGGGGAGACACTGTCCTCTCCCGAGTTCGAGGGCGGCTCCCAGTCCGACGAGACCTCGCTCAGTGCCACCGCCTCATCTGTCACCCCCACCAGCGAGCTGCTACCCCTGGGCCCGGTGGACAGCCGCTCCTGCTCTATGGACTCCGCCTACGgcaccctctcccccacctccttgcAAGACTTTGTGACCCCAGCTCCTATGATGGAGCCAGCACCCCGGCCCCCAGAGTTACCACCAgccccttcacccccaccctcGCCCCGCCTCCGCCGCCGCACCCCCGTCCAGCTGCTGCCCCATCTGCCTCACTTGCTCAAGTCCAAATCTGAGGCCAGCCTCCTCCAGCTGCTGTCAGGGGTTACCGCCCATGGAGTGCCCTTAGCCTCCAGCCGCAGCCTGTCGGAACTCTGCTTGACTGCTACAGTCCCTGGCACTAGGACTCGGTGCTCCCCTCAGGAAGCGGGGCCCAGCTGGAATTGCCAGGGGGCACCAAGCCCTGGCAGTGGCCCCGAGCTATCAGAGACGGAGTTCAGAACCAATtgcctggctggggagcctgaagGACCTGCCAAGAGGAGTAGAGAGCTGCCTTCCGGGGCCTTGCCCAGGGTCCAGCCCGAGCTCCCCCCAGGGATCTCTGCCCAGCACAGGAAGCTGACGCTGGCTCAGCTCTACCGAATCAGGACCACCCTGCTGCTCAACTCCACGCTCACTGCCTC ggAGGTCTGA
- the PLEKHG5 gene encoding pleckstrin homology domain-containing family G member 5 isoform X5, producing the protein MGTGPGVSGRRAASRPGLGMPSRYSAPCWARGCTRDAKGQVCHHAECQQLHRRGPLNLCEACDSKFHSAMHYDGHVRFDLPPQGSVLARNVSTRSCPPRTSPAVDLEEEEESSMDGKGDRKSTGLKLSKKKARRRHTDDPSKECFTLKFDLNVDIETEIVPAMKKKSLGEVLLPIFERKGIALGKVDIYLDQSNTPLSLTFEAYRFGGHYLRVKAKPGDEGKVEQGVKDSKSLSLPILRPAGTGPPALERVDPQSRRESLDILAPGRRRKNMSEFLGEASIPGQEAPTPSSCSLPSSSSGGSDSWKNRAASRFSGFFSSGPSTSAFGREVDKMEQLEGKLHAYGLFGLPRLPRRLRFDQDSWEEDGEEEEEEGDACLRLEDSWRELIDGHEKLTRRQCHQQEAVWELLHTEASYIKKLRVITNLFLCCLLNLQESGLLCEVEAERLFSNIPEIARLHRGLWSSVMAPVLEKARRTRALLQPADFLKGFKMFGSLFKPYIRYCMEEEGCMEYMRGLLRDNDLFRAYVTWAEKHQQCQRLKLSDMLAKPHQRLTKYPLLLKSVLRKTEEPHAKEAIITMIDSVERFIHHVNTCMRQRQERQRLAAVVSRIDAYEVVEGSNDEVDKLLKEFLHLDLTAPIPGASPEETRQLLLEGSLRMKEGKDSKMDVYCFLFTDLLLVTKAVKKAERTKVIRPPLLVDKIVCRELRDPGSFLLIYLNEFHSAVGAYTFQASGQALCRGWVDAIYNAQNQLQQLRAQEHPGSQQHLQSLEEEEDEQEEDEEEDEEDEEAGESSTSAASSPTILRKSSNSLDSQHCASDGSTETLAMVVVEPGETLSSPEFEGGSQSDETSLSATASSVTPTSELLPLGPVDSRSCSMDSAYGTLSPTSLQDFVTPAPMMEPAPRPPELPPAPSPPPSPRLRRRTPVQLLPHLPHLLKSKSEASLLQLLSGVTAHGVPLASSRSLSELCLTATVPGTRTRCSPQEAGPSWNCQGAPSPGSGPELSETEFRTNCLAGEPEGPAKRSRELPSGALPRVQPELPPGISAQHRKLTLAQLYRIRTTLLLNSTLTAS; encoded by the exons ATGGGGACGGGCCCTGGCGTCTCCGGGCGCCGCGCGGCCTCCAGGCCTGGCCTCGGGATGCCCTCCCGGTACTCCGCGCCCTGCTGGGCCAGGGGTTGCACCCGCGACGCGAAAGGCCAG GTATGCCACCACGCCGAGTGCCAGCAGCTGCACCGCCGCGGACCCCTCAACCTCTGCGAGGCCTGTGACAGCAAGTTCCACAGCGCCATGCATTATGATGGGCACGTCCGCTTTGACCTGCCCCCCCAAG GTTCCGTCCTGGCCCGGAACGTGTCCACTCGGTCATGCCCCCCACGCACCAGCCCTGCAGTGgacttggaggaggaggaggaaagctcTATGGATGGCAAAGG AGACCGGAAAAGCACAGGCCTGAAACTCTCCAAGAAGAAAGCCaggagaagacacacagat GACCCAAGCAAGGAGTGCTTCACCCTAAAATTTGACCTGAATGTGGATATTGAGACCGAGATCGTACCAGCCATGAAGAAGAAGTCACTGGG GGAGGTTCTGTTGCCCATATTTGAAAGGAAGGGCATCGCACTGGGCAAAGTGGATATCTACCTGGACCAGTCCAACACGCCCCTGTCCCTCACCTTCGAAGCCTACAGGTTTGGTGGCCACTACCTGCGGGTCAAAG CCAAGCCGGGGGATGAGGGGAAGGTGGAGCAGGGAGTGAAGGACTCCAAGTCCCTGAGTCTGCCAATCCTGCGGCCAGCTGGGACCGGGCCCCCTGCCCTGGAGCGTGTGGACCCCCAGAGTCGCCGTGAGAGCCTGGACATCCTG GCCCCCGGCCGCCGCCGGAAGAACATGTCCGAGTTCCTGGGGGAGGCAAGCATCCCCGGGCAGGAGGCCCCCACGCCTTCCAGTTGCTCTCtgcccagcagcagcagtggcgGCAGCGACAGCTGGAAGAACCGGGCGGCCAGTCGCTTCAGCGGCTTCTTCAGCTCAGGCCCCAGCACCAGTGCCTTTGGCCGG GAGGTGGACAAGATGGAGCAGCTGGAGGGCAAGCTGCATGCCTACGGCCTCTTCGGGCTGCCCAGGCTGCCCCGGAGGCTACGCTTCGACCAAGACTCATGGGAAGAGGacggggaggaggaagaggaggagggggacgcCTGCCTGCGGCTGGAGGACAGCTGGCGGGAGCTCATTGATGGGCATGAG AAGCTGACCCGGAGGCAGTGCCACCAGCAGGAAGCGGTGTGGGAGCTGCTGCACACAGAGGCCTCCTACATTAAGAAACTGCGGGTGATCACTAAC CTGTTCCTGTGCTGCCTCCTGAACCTGCAAGAATCGGGGCTGCTCTGTGAG GTGGAAGCCGAGCGCCTGTTCAGCAACATCCCGGAGATCGCCCGGCTGCACCGCGGGCTGTGGAGCAGTGTGATGGCGCCGGTGCTAGAGAAGGCGCGGCGCACGCGGGCGCTGCTGCAGCCTGCGGACTTCCTCAAAGGCTTCAAGATG TTTGGCTCCCTCTTCAAACCTTACATCAGATACTGCATGGAGGAGGAGGGCTGCATGGAGTACATGCGCGGCCTGCTGCGCGACAATGACCTCTTCCGGGCCTATGTCACG TGGGCCGAGAAGCACCAGCAGTGCCAGCGGCTGAAGCTGAGCGACATGCTGGCAAAGCCCCACCAGCGCCTCACCAAATACCCACTCCTGCTCAAGTCGGTGTTGAGAAAGACCGAGGAGCCACACGCCAAGGAGGCCATCATCACCATG ATCGATTCCGTGGAGCGCTTCATCCACCACGTGAACACGTGCATGCGGCAGCGACAGGAGCGGCAGCGGCTGGCAGCAGTGGTGAGCCGCATCGACGCCTACGAGGTGGTGGAGGGCAGCAATGACGAGGTGGACAAG ctccTAAAGGAATTTCTGCATCTGGATCTGACAGCGCCCATCCCTGGCGCCTCCCCTGAGGAGACACGACAGCTCCTGCTGGAGGGAAGCCTGAGGATGAAGGAGGGGAAGGACAGCAAG ATGGATGTGTACTGCTTCCTCTTCACGGACCTGCTCTTGGTGACCAAAGcagtgaagaaggctgagagGACGAAGGTCATCAGGCCACCACTGCTGGTGGACAAGATCGTGTGCCGGGAACTGCGGGACCCTG GCTCCTTCCTCCTCATCTACCTGAACGAGTTCCACAGTGCTGTGGGGGCCTACACATTCCAGGCCAGTGGCCAGGCTTTGTGCCGTGGCTGGGTGGATGCCATTTACAATGCCCAG AACCAGCTGCAGCAGCTTCGTGCCCAGGAGCACCCCGGCAGCCAGCAACACCTGCagagcctggaggaggaggaagatgagcaggaggaggatgaggaggaagacGAGGAAGACGAGGAAGCTGGGGAGAGTAGCACTTCAGCTGCCAGCTCCCCCACCATCCTGCGGAAAAGCAGCAACAGCCTGGACTCCCAGCACTG TGCCTCAGATGGGTCCACGGAGACGCTGGCCATGGTCGTGGTGGAGCCTGGGGAGACACTGTCCTCTCCCGAGTTCGAGGGCGGCTCCCAGTCCGACGAGACCTCGCTCAGTGCCACCGCCTCATCTGTCACCCCCACCAGCGAGCTGCTACCCCTGGGCCCGGTGGACAGCCGCTCCTGCTCTATGGACTCCGCCTACGgcaccctctcccccacctccttgcAAGACTTTGTGACCCCAGCTCCTATGATGGAGCCAGCACCCCGGCCCCCAGAGTTACCACCAgccccttcacccccaccctcGCCCCGCCTCCGCCGCCGCACCCCCGTCCAGCTGCTGCCCCATCTGCCTCACTTGCTCAAGTCCAAATCTGAGGCCAGCCTCCTCCAGCTGCTGTCAGGGGTTACCGCCCATGGAGTGCCCTTAGCCTCCAGCCGCAGCCTGTCGGAACTCTGCTTGACTGCTACAGTCCCTGGCACTAGGACTCGGTGCTCCCCTCAGGAAGCGGGGCCCAGCTGGAATTGCCAGGGGGCACCAAGCCCTGGCAGTGGCCCCGAGCTATCAGAGACGGAGTTCAGAACCAATtgcctggctggggagcctgaagGACCTGCCAAGAGGAGTAGAGAGCTGCCTTCCGGGGCCTTGCCCAGGGTCCAGCCCGAGCTCCCCCCAGGGATCTCTGCCCAGCACAGGAAGCTGACGCTGGCTCAGCTCTACCGAATCAGGACCACCCTGCTGCTCAACTCCACGCTCACTGCCTCGTGA